One region of Hemiscyllium ocellatum isolate sHemOce1 chromosome 32, sHemOce1.pat.X.cur, whole genome shotgun sequence genomic DNA includes:
- the lrrc3ca gene encoding leucine-rich repeat-containing protein 3B — MELRNRFLRHSVAMWLLLQSFVLMTFCFNSATTCPKGCYCAEPEKRLIVRCSDMHLREVPKDIPNNTWKLYLDSNQITSIPRDVFKDLRELEELDLSNNAIQHLETGAFRGLNESLKILNLSHNKLETVNEDVFSRLKASIKLSGNPWFCDCRLQEMIKTVNIKIGLSNDIICATAYPEEHAKKSFLEVAHHVNFCNVHKKTTDVAMLITMFGWFTMVISYLVYYVRQNQEDARRHLEYLKSLPSKQRKSEASSTISTVV, encoded by the coding sequence ATGGAGCTGAGGAACCGATTCCTGCGGCACTCTGTCGCCATGTGGCTGCTTTTGCAAAGTTTTGTTCTGATGACCTTTTGCTTTAACTCAGCGACAACATGCCCAAAAGGCTGTTACTGTGCCGAGCCAGAGAAGAGGTTGATTGTCCGCTGCAGTGACATGCACCTGAGAGAGGTCCCCAAGGACATTCCAAATAATACTTGGAAGCTCTACCTTGATTCCAACCAAATAACGTCTATTCCACGGGATGTTTTCAAGGATCTGCGGGAGCTTGAGGAACTGGATCTGTCCAATAATGCCATTCAGCACTTGGAGACTGGGGCATTCCGTGGTCTGAACGAAAGCCTGAAGATTCTGAATCTCTCACACAATAAACTGGAGACGGTGAATGAGGACGTGTTCAGTAGACTGAAAGCCAGTATAAAACTTTCAGGCAACCCCTGGTTCTGTGATTGCAGGCTGCAGGAAATGATTAAGACGGTGAACATTAAAATCGGGTTGTCCAATGACATTATCTGTGCGACCGCCTACCCCGAGGAACATGCCAAGAAGTCTTTCCTGGAGGTCGCACACCACGTGAACTTCTGCAACGTTCACAAAAAGACCACCGACGTGGCCATGCTGATCACCATGTTCGGCTGGTTCACCATGGTCATCTCCTACCTGGTATACTACGTGAGACAGAATCAAGAAGACGCAAGACGGCACCTTGAGTACTTGAAGTCACTACCTAGCAAGCAGAGGAAATCAGAGGCCTCCTCCACCATTAGCACAGTGGTGTAA